From a single Mesorhizobium shangrilense genomic region:
- the rpmG gene encoding 50S ribosomal protein L33, translating into MAKAANIKIKLLSTADTGFFYVTSKNSRTKTDKLSFRKYDPVAKKHVEFKETKIK; encoded by the coding sequence ATGGCCAAAGCCGCAAACATCAAGATCAAGCTTCTGTCGACCGCTGACACCGGTTTCTTCTACGTGACCAGCAAGAACAGCCGCACCAAGACCGACAAGCTGTCGTTCCGCAAGTACGATCCGGTCGCCAAGAAGCACGTCGAATTCAAGGAAACCAAGATCAAGTAA